From Pseudomonas sp. B21-028, one genomic window encodes:
- a CDS encoding D-arabinono-1,4-lactone oxidase: MRAPRLIPWRNWSGAQSCLPAARLAPKDLDELVQVITRAEGRIRPVGSGHSFSALVPTDGTLLSLSFFNGLLDHDAASLQAEFGGGTPMSRMGPALKAIGQALPNMADVDYQTLAGAIATSTHGTGKAFGSYASQVVGLQLVTASGEVLDCDANRHPEVFKAGRVSLGALGLVTRVRLQNRAAYRLRERQWVAKTEELLEDVETNTRDNQHWEMQVVTHSDYALSITLNETTDPATPPISPEEEGGNEFVTLIEKLDKYGSDFPAIRRSLLNTLRLVADFDDRVGDSHDIYANARTVRFNEMEYSVPAEQGPACLREILALIRDKNLRSWFPIEYRYVKADDIALSMFEGRDCCSISVHQHYQMDHHNFFAAIEPIFWKYQGRPHWGKLHSLNARALQALYPRWNEFTQVRQALDPSGKFLNGHLSTILGVS; this comes from the coding sequence ATGCGTGCGCCGCGCTTGATCCCGTGGCGCAACTGGTCCGGTGCACAGAGTTGCCTGCCGGCCGCGCGCCTGGCGCCCAAAGACCTCGACGAACTGGTGCAAGTGATAACCCGCGCCGAAGGGCGGATCCGTCCGGTGGGTTCCGGTCATTCCTTCAGCGCCTTAGTGCCCACCGATGGAACCTTGCTGTCCCTGAGTTTTTTCAACGGCCTGTTGGATCATGACGCGGCCAGCCTGCAAGCCGAGTTCGGCGGCGGCACGCCGATGTCGCGCATGGGCCCGGCGCTCAAAGCCATCGGCCAGGCATTGCCGAACATGGCCGACGTGGACTATCAGACCCTGGCCGGCGCCATCGCCACCTCGACCCACGGCACCGGCAAAGCCTTCGGCTCGTATGCCTCCCAAGTCGTCGGCCTGCAACTGGTGACGGCCAGCGGCGAGGTGCTCGATTGTGATGCCAACCGCCATCCCGAAGTGTTCAAGGCGGGGCGTGTGTCGCTCGGAGCGCTGGGGTTGGTGACCCGTGTGCGCTTGCAGAACCGCGCCGCCTATCGGTTGCGCGAGCGCCAATGGGTGGCGAAAACCGAAGAGTTGCTGGAAGACGTGGAAACCAATACCCGGGACAACCAGCACTGGGAAATGCAGGTGGTCACCCACTCCGACTATGCGTTGTCGATCACCCTGAACGAAACCACCGATCCGGCCACGCCGCCCATCAGTCCCGAGGAGGAGGGCGGCAACGAATTTGTCACCCTGATCGAGAAACTCGACAAGTACGGCAGCGACTTTCCGGCGATCCGTCGATCGTTGCTCAACACCCTGCGACTGGTGGCCGACTTCGACGACCGGGTCGGTGATTCCCATGACATCTACGCCAACGCCCGCACCGTGCGTTTCAATGAAATGGAGTATTCCGTGCCGGCCGAGCAGGGGCCGGCGTGCCTGCGGGAGATCCTCGCGCTGATCCGCGACAAGAACCTGCGGAGCTGGTTTCCCATCGAATATCGCTACGTGAAGGCCGACGACATCGCCTTGAGCATGTTCGAAGGACGGGACTGTTGTTCGATCTCCGTCCACCAGCATTACCAGATGGACCACCACAATTTCTTCGCCGCCATCGAGCCGATCTTCTGGAAATACCAGGGCCGACCGCACTGGGGGAAATTGCACTCGCTGAACGCCAGGGCACTGCAGGCACTGTACCCGCGCTGGAACGAATTCACCCAGGTGCGCCAGGCCCTGGATCCCTCTGGGAAGTTTCTGAACGGGCATCTTTCAACGATCCTGGGGGTGAGCTGA
- a CDS encoding transporter codes for MNPIRTTFALQMTLGLACGCALPALATENGVDNIGPGTDGFFVLPLEVDSLPDNMVAFNLYYNHYKARTFNISSLGGKVPGVEIESTAVIPRIDYLSPLRFAGGRLGIYVAQPWIKQEVALFGMSDTREGMGDTTISPIVLWDMGKNLTLAAAVEITVPTGEYSSDRLANTSNNFYTYKPLFSFTWLPTENTEVSMKTTYSFNQKNKDTDYRSGQIFHFDYSASYRLTDNLRVGFNGYYLKQTTDDKQFGHTVQFAGQDVNDGVRGQVFAIGPALHLTFLKYASAEVRWAKEFDVENRPEGEMLWAKLSIPFEL; via the coding sequence ATGAACCCGATCCGCACGACGTTCGCCTTGCAAATGACCCTGGGCCTGGCCTGCGGTTGCGCGCTACCCGCCCTCGCCACCGAGAACGGAGTCGACAACATCGGCCCCGGCACCGACGGCTTCTTCGTGTTGCCACTGGAAGTCGACAGCCTTCCGGACAACATGGTCGCGTTCAACCTCTACTACAACCATTACAAAGCCCGGACATTCAACATCAGCTCGTTGGGCGGCAAGGTGCCGGGGGTGGAGATCGAATCCACGGCGGTGATTCCGCGCATCGACTACCTGAGTCCGCTGCGATTCGCCGGCGGGCGCCTGGGAATCTATGTCGCCCAGCCCTGGATCAAGCAGGAAGTCGCGCTGTTCGGCATGAGCGACACCCGCGAAGGCATGGGCGATACCACCATCTCCCCCATTGTGCTCTGGGACATGGGCAAGAACCTGACCCTGGCCGCCGCCGTGGAAATCACCGTGCCCACCGGTGAATACAGCTCCGATCGACTGGCCAACACCAGCAACAATTTCTACACCTACAAGCCGCTGTTTTCCTTCACCTGGCTGCCCACGGAAAACACCGAGGTGTCGATGAAAACCACCTACAGCTTCAACCAGAAGAACAAGGACACCGACTACCGCTCGGGGCAGATTTTCCACTTCGATTATTCCGCCAGCTACCGGCTGACCGACAACCTGAGGGTGGGGTTCAACGGCTACTACCTCAAGCAGACCACCGATGACAAACAGTTCGGCCACACTGTGCAATTCGCCGGACAGGACGTGAACGATGGCGTGCGCGGCCAGGTCTTCGCCATCGGCCCGGCGCTGCACTTGACCTTCCTCAAGTACGCCAGCGCCGAGGTTCGCTGGGCCAAGGAATTCGACGTGGAGAACCGCCCCGAAGGCGAGATGCTCTGGGCAAAATTGAGTATTCCGTTTGAGTTATAA
- a CDS encoding AraC family transcriptional regulator, whose amino-acid sequence MQMKVIDPTYELALVSPFLLQTLAEVVADKGFDAASLCRGLGFGLDDLQDPAQRISHRQAVVMIQRALRLLPDQGLGLWVGDRNVLGTLGLLGHVLSLCETLRDAFALGIRYQHTTGGIAVTSVEETAERIMVDATCRLPFAEVQVFAVEEFFASLMVYGRALAGPDFRPQAVEFMHAAPSYALEYQRILGPDVRFGCRYNRMLIDVRWLDVRLPNHHPLALRQALALLDQEAAEVHQKIDLIQAVERAIARDLTRGSHIEKIAGDLNMSSRTLRRRLTEHNLTFEALLEQVRRGRTLSLLANPELSIERITEEVGYSDVRSFRRAFRRWTGMSPSAFRSEGVDAR is encoded by the coding sequence ATGCAGATGAAAGTCATCGACCCCACCTATGAGCTGGCGCTGGTTTCGCCATTCCTGCTGCAAACCCTGGCCGAAGTCGTGGCGGACAAAGGTTTCGACGCCGCCAGCCTGTGTCGTGGCCTGGGGTTCGGCCTCGATGATCTGCAGGATCCCGCCCAGCGCATTTCCCATCGCCAGGCCGTGGTCATGATTCAACGGGCACTCAGATTGTTGCCGGACCAGGGCCTTGGGCTGTGGGTCGGCGACCGCAACGTGCTCGGCACCCTGGGTCTGCTGGGGCATGTGTTGTCGCTGTGCGAAACCCTGCGCGATGCCTTCGCCCTGGGGATCCGTTACCAGCACACCACCGGCGGCATCGCCGTGACCAGTGTCGAAGAGACTGCTGAGCGGATCATGGTCGACGCGACCTGCCGCTTGCCCTTCGCCGAGGTCCAGGTGTTTGCGGTCGAAGAGTTCTTCGCCAGTCTGATGGTATATGGGCGAGCGCTGGCGGGCCCGGATTTCAGGCCTCAGGCCGTGGAGTTCATGCACGCGGCGCCGTCCTACGCCCTGGAGTATCAACGGATCCTGGGACCGGATGTGCGCTTCGGTTGCCGATACAACCGCATGCTGATCGATGTCCGCTGGCTGGACGTGCGCCTGCCCAATCATCACCCGCTGGCCCTGCGTCAGGCATTGGCCTTGCTGGACCAGGAAGCGGCCGAGGTCCATCAGAAGATCGACCTGATCCAGGCGGTGGAGCGGGCGATTGCCCGGGACCTGACCCGGGGCAGCCACATCGAGAAAATCGCCGGCGACCTCAACATGAGCAGCCGCACCCTGCGACGGCGCCTGACCGAGCACAACCTGACGTTCGAGGCCCTGCTCGAACAGGTGCGTCGCGGCCGGACGCTGAGCTTGCTGGCCAACCCCGAGCTGTCCATCGAGCGCATCACCGAAGAGGTCGGCTACAGCGATGTGCGCAGTTTCCGCCGGGCCTTCCGACGCTGGACCGGCATGAGCCCCAGCGCGTTTCGCAGCGAGGGCGTCGACGCTCGCTAA
- a CDS encoding GntR family transcriptional regulator: MSDNVLALSSVPLHTQLRDVLRARILDGEYPQGSQMPSESELGTLFRVSRITVRQALGDLQKEGLIFKIHGKGTFVAKPKTFQNVSTLQGLAESMTGRGFEVINRLRSFKFIPADKQVAERLGLVEGEPVAQIKRVRLINREPVSLEITYLPKALGERLEKADLVTRDIFLILENDCALTLGHADLAIDAVLADSDLTQALEVEPGSPIMRIERLTHDADGRPLDFEHLYYRGDAFQYRLRIDRQKGTQA; this comes from the coding sequence ATGTCCGACAATGTACTTGCCCTTAGCAGCGTTCCGCTGCACACCCAACTGCGTGACGTGTTGCGCGCCCGCATCCTCGACGGTGAATACCCCCAGGGCAGCCAGATGCCTTCGGAAAGCGAGCTCGGTACGCTGTTTCGCGTGAGCCGTATCACCGTGCGCCAGGCCCTCGGCGATCTGCAGAAGGAAGGGCTGATTTTCAAGATCCACGGCAAAGGCACCTTCGTCGCCAAGCCCAAGACGTTCCAGAACGTCAGCACTCTCCAGGGCCTGGCCGAATCCATGACCGGGCGCGGCTTCGAGGTGATCAACCGCTTGCGCAGTTTCAAATTCATTCCGGCGGATAAACAAGTGGCCGAGCGCCTGGGCTTGGTCGAAGGGGAGCCGGTGGCGCAGATCAAGCGGGTGCGACTGATCAATCGCGAGCCGGTGTCCCTGGAAATCACTTACCTGCCCAAGGCCCTTGGCGAACGCCTGGAAAAAGCCGACCTGGTGACCCGCGACATTTTCCTGATCCTGGAAAACGACTGTGCCTTGACCCTGGGGCACGCCGACCTTGCCATCGATGCGGTGCTGGCTGACAGCGATTTGACCCAGGCCCTGGAGGTCGAGCCGGGATCGCCGATCATGCGCATCGAGCGCCTGACCCACGACGCCGATGGCCGGCCATTGGACTTCGAACACCTCTATTACCGCGGCGATGCTTTCCAGTACCGCTTGCGGATCGACCGGCAAAAAGGGACACAAGCATGA
- a CDS encoding fumarate reductase/succinate dehydrogenase flavoprotein subunit, with translation MTDSAVTGSILEQEYDIVVIGGGTAGPMAAIKAKERNRDLRVLLVDKANVKRSGAISMGMDGLNNAIIPGHSTPEQYTKEITIANDGIVNQAAVYAYATHSFETLSQLDRWGVKFEKDETGDYAVKKVHHMGAYVLPMPEGHDIKKVLYRQLKRARVSITNRLVCTRLLTDAEGAVNGVMGFDCRTADFHVIRAKAVILCCGAAGRLGLPSSGYLMGTYENPTNAGDGYAMAYHAGAELANLECFQINPLIKDYNGPACAYVTGPLGGYTANNKGERFIECDYWSGQMMWEFHQELEGGNGPVFLKLDHLAEETIQNIEDILHSNERPSRGQFHANRGTDYRTQMVEMHISEIGFCSGHSASGVWVNERAETSVKGLYSAGDMAAVPHNYMLGAFTYGWFAGHNAADFVAGRDFSALDAAQIEREKARVYAPLTREHGLPPAQVEYKLRRFVNDYLQPPKVTKKMQIGLQRFSDIQRDLDQIKAHNAHELMRAMEVSVIRDCAEMAARASLFRAESRWGLYHYRVDHPQRNDSEWFCHCHLKKGDDGVMTSFKKAVEPYIIALDADELQAYERLRVGADAA, from the coding sequence ATGACCGACAGCGCTGTGACTGGAAGCATTTTGGAACAGGAATACGACATCGTCGTCATCGGCGGCGGCACGGCCGGACCCATGGCGGCGATCAAGGCCAAAGAGCGCAACCGCGATTTGCGCGTGCTGCTGGTGGACAAGGCCAACGTCAAACGCAGCGGCGCCATCAGCATGGGCATGGATGGCTTGAACAACGCGATCATTCCCGGCCATTCGACCCCCGAGCAGTACACCAAGGAAATCACCATCGCCAACGACGGCATCGTCAACCAGGCGGCGGTGTACGCCTATGCGACCCACAGTTTCGAAACCCTCTCGCAACTGGACCGCTGGGGCGTGAAGTTCGAGAAGGACGAAACCGGCGACTATGCGGTGAAGAAGGTCCATCACATGGGCGCCTATGTGTTGCCGATGCCGGAAGGGCACGACATCAAGAAAGTCCTCTATCGCCAGTTGAAGCGGGCGCGGGTGAGTATCACCAATCGGCTGGTCTGCACCCGCTTACTGACGGATGCCGAGGGTGCGGTGAACGGCGTCATGGGCTTCGATTGCCGCACCGCCGACTTCCATGTGATCAGGGCCAAGGCGGTCATTTTGTGCTGCGGTGCGGCGGGTCGCCTGGGCTTGCCGAGTTCCGGCTACCTGATGGGCACTTATGAGAACCCCACCAATGCCGGGGACGGCTATGCCATGGCCTACCATGCCGGTGCCGAGCTGGCGAACCTGGAATGCTTCCAGATCAACCCGTTGATCAAGGATTACAACGGCCCGGCCTGCGCCTACGTCACGGGCCCCCTGGGTGGCTACACCGCCAACAACAAGGGCGAGCGCTTCATCGAGTGCGACTACTGGAGCGGGCAGATGATGTGGGAGTTCCACCAGGAACTCGAGGGCGGCAATGGCCCGGTATTCCTCAAGCTCGATCACCTGGCCGAGGAAACCATCCAGAACATCGAGGACATCCTGCACAGCAACGAGCGGCCCAGCCGCGGCCAGTTCCACGCCAACCGCGGCACCGACTACCGCACGCAGATGGTGGAAATGCACATCTCCGAAATCGGCTTCTGCAGCGGCCATTCGGCCTCGGGCGTGTGGGTGAACGAGCGGGCCGAGACGTCGGTCAAGGGCCTGTACTCGGCCGGCGACATGGCGGCGGTGCCGCACAACTACATGCTCGGGGCGTTCACCTACGGCTGGTTTGCCGGCCACAACGCGGCGGATTTCGTGGCCGGAAGGGATTTTTCGGCGCTGGATGCCGCTCAGATCGAACGGGAAAAGGCCCGCGTCTACGCACCGCTTACGCGCGAACACGGCCTGCCGCCAGCCCAGGTGGAATACAAGCTGCGGCGCTTCGTCAACGATTACCTGCAACCGCCGAAGGTCACTAAAAAGATGCAGATCGGCCTGCAACGCTTCAGCGATATCCAGCGCGACCTGGATCAGATCAAGGCCCACAACGCTCACGAGCTGATGCGCGCCATGGAGGTCAGTGTGATCCGCGACTGTGCCGAAATGGCCGCCCGGGCCTCGCTGTTTCGTGCCGAAAGCCGTTGGGGGCTTTACCACTATCGGGTCGATCACCCGCAACGCAACGACAGTGAGTGGTTTTGCCATTGTCACCTGAAGAAGGGCGACGACGGCGTGATGACTTCCTTCAAGAAAGCGGTCGAGCCCTACATCATCGCCCTCGATGCCGACGAACTGCAGGCTTACGAGCGGCTGCGGGTCGGCGCCGACGCGGCGTGA
- a CDS encoding ferredoxin family protein, whose amino-acid sequence MAYQPQEIFFRSNAPVTVDEDKCIAHKGCTVCVDVCPMDLLAINPATQKAYMAFDECWYCMPCEKDCPTGAVKVEIPYLLR is encoded by the coding sequence ATGGCTTATCAACCCCAGGAAATCTTCTTCCGCTCCAATGCCCCCGTCACCGTGGACGAGGACAAGTGCATCGCCCACAAGGGTTGCACCGTATGTGTCGATGTCTGCCCCATGGACCTGCTGGCGATCAACCCGGCCACCCAGAAGGCCTACATGGCATTCGACGAATGCTGGTACTGCATGCCGTGCGAAAAGGACTGCCCGACTGGTGCCGTGAAAGTGGAGATTCCTTACTTACTGCGCTGA
- a CDS encoding ABC transporter substrate-binding protein yields the protein MLRATLAGLVLASLSLSAQAETIRVAIGTQDTTINCAAGGLLIRELGLLDKYLPHDGAYKDARYDIQWKNFTSGAPLTNEMVAGKLDFGAMADFPGAFNGVAFETAGKHSLFISVLSGSIQGSGNGIVVPSASGVQSLAELKGKTISVPFASTAHGMLLRAVAAQGWDPLKDVNIIAQPPEVAGSALQAGKIDAHADFVPFAELFPSRGFARKIYDGAQAGAPTFHGALVDQAYARKYPEIVVAYLRATLEANQLLAAEPEKYSELIAQVTGVDAEVNYLFHGPLGVQTRDLTWKPEYRQAVGTAIDTLKLLKKADRGLDLNTFIDDQYIRAAFKASNLDYDAQLGHYARTPLSDVDASTGQAITDFSRVAEIWVRGEPKVRHYASAQSAFAALASLKQEGKGIRAVYAQASDSGIKLLAEQAWFASDAQGRLSAFLLKGQAEQFAVQQGGRVLDFSEATAQAVATR from the coding sequence ATGTTGCGTGCAACGCTGGCCGGTCTGGTACTGGCTTCATTGAGCTTGTCTGCCCAGGCAGAAACCATCCGTGTCGCCATCGGCACCCAGGACACCACCATCAACTGCGCCGCCGGCGGGTTGTTGATCCGTGAGTTGGGCCTGCTGGACAAATACTTGCCCCATGACGGCGCCTATAAAGACGCCCGGTACGATATCCAGTGGAAGAACTTCACCAGCGGTGCGCCCCTGACCAACGAGATGGTCGCCGGCAAACTCGACTTCGGTGCCATGGCCGACTTCCCCGGCGCATTCAACGGCGTGGCATTCGAAACCGCCGGCAAGCACAGCCTGTTCATCAGCGTGCTGTCGGGCAGCATCCAGGGCAGCGGCAATGGCATCGTCGTGCCCAGCGCGTCCGGGGTACAGTCCCTGGCCGAACTGAAGGGCAAGACGATCTCCGTGCCATTTGCGTCCACTGCCCACGGCATGTTGCTGCGTGCCGTGGCGGCCCAGGGCTGGGACCCGCTCAAGGATGTGAACATCATCGCCCAACCGCCGGAAGTCGCCGGCTCGGCTTTGCAGGCCGGCAAGATCGACGCCCACGCCGACTTCGTGCCGTTCGCCGAACTGTTCCCCAGCCGGGGTTTCGCCCGCAAGATCTACGACGGCGCCCAGGCCGGCGCGCCGACGTTCCATGGGGCGTTGGTGGACCAGGCCTACGCCAGGAAATACCCGGAAATTGTCGTCGCATATTTGCGCGCAACCCTCGAGGCCAACCAGTTGCTGGCCGCAGAGCCGGAGAAGTACAGCGAGCTGATCGCCCAGGTTACCGGGGTCGATGCCGAGGTCAATTATCTGTTCCACGGGCCGCTGGGCGTGCAGACCCGTGACCTGACCTGGAAGCCGGAATACCGGCAAGCCGTCGGCACCGCCATCGACACCCTCAAGCTGCTGAAAAAAGCCGATCGCGGCCTGGACCTCAATACGTTCATCGATGACCAGTACATCCGTGCCGCATTCAAGGCCTCGAACCTGGATTACGACGCACAACTGGGTCACTACGCCCGGACACCGTTGAGCGACGTCGATGCTTCGACCGGGCAGGCGATTACCGACTTCAGCCGCGTGGCCGAGATCTGGGTGCGTGGCGAGCCGAAAGTACGTCACTACGCCTCGGCGCAATCGGCTTTCGCCGCCCTGGCGAGCCTCAAGCAGGAAGGCAAGGGCATCCGTGCGGTCTATGCCCAGGCCAGCGACAGCGGGATCAAGTTGCTGGCCGAGCAGGCGTGGTTCGCCAGTGATGCCCAGGGCCGGCTCAGTGCGTTCCTGCTCAAGGGCCAGGCCGAGCAGTTCGCCGTGCAGCAGGGCGGCAGGGTTCTGGATTTCAGCGAAGCCACGGCCCAAGCCGTAGCCACCCGATAA
- a CDS encoding ABC transporter permease: MNRSYLRWLPRAASLLLCLLFWQLAANGHWDLGLVTFANVPTPLAVIQAALGLGESGNLARHLGSSLGRVFAGYGAAVLIGVAVGLAIGRSKWAEDLLLPPLEVLRPIPAVAWIPLAILMFPSSELSMVFITFTGALFPILLNTVHGVEGVDRRLIASAKSLGAGRRAILQEVILPGAAPSIITGLAIGMGTSWFCLVTAEMIAGQYGIGYYTWASYTVQNYADIVVGMLLIGVLGMGSSVLIKRLGGLFTPWHRPRGKA, translated from the coding sequence GTGAATCGATCTTACCTGCGCTGGCTCCCGCGAGCCGCCTCGTTACTGCTCTGCCTGCTGTTCTGGCAACTCGCCGCCAATGGCCACTGGGATCTTGGCCTGGTGACCTTCGCCAACGTCCCGACGCCACTGGCCGTGATCCAGGCCGCGCTTGGGCTGGGGGAATCGGGCAATCTCGCCCGGCACCTGGGTAGCAGCCTGGGCCGGGTCTTTGCCGGTTATGGCGCGGCGGTGTTGATTGGTGTGGCCGTGGGGCTCGCCATCGGTCGTTCGAAATGGGCGGAAGACCTGCTGTTACCGCCGCTGGAAGTCCTGCGCCCGATCCCGGCCGTGGCCTGGATTCCCCTGGCAATCCTGATGTTTCCCTCGTCGGAACTGTCGATGGTGTTCATCACCTTCACCGGCGCGTTGTTTCCGATCCTGCTCAACACCGTGCATGGCGTCGAAGGCGTGGACCGGCGGCTGATCGCGTCGGCCAAAAGCCTGGGGGCCGGGCGCCGGGCGATCCTGCAGGAGGTGATCCTGCCGGGTGCGGCACCGAGCATCATCACCGGCCTGGCCATCGGCATGGGCACGTCCTGGTTCTGCCTGGTGACGGCGGAAATGATCGCCGGCCAGTACGGCATCGGCTACTACACCTGGGCTTCCTACACCGTGCAGAACTACGCCGACATCGTGGTCGGCATGCTGCTCATCGGTGTGCTGGGCATGGGCAGCAGTGTGTTGATCAAGCGCCTGGGCGGGTTGTTCACGCCTTGGCATCGACCCCGAGGAAAAGCCTGA
- a CDS encoding ABC transporter ATP-binding protein: MSVMQTPEGRIDIRQLSIVLGTGAQAFEAVQGLDCQLEAGQFVCVLGPSGCGKSTLLGALAGHLQPRAGTLNVDGVPVSGPSPQRGMVFQQHTLFPWRSVRDNVAFGLKMRGLGKAERYRAADEILALVGLEGFAGHWPDQLSGGMQQRVEIARVLVNRPRLLLMDEPFGALDALTRLRMQELLLDIWTRIRTTVVFVTHDIDEALFLADRLLVMSPRPGRIIEDLRLDFARPRTTELVTHPEFTRLKRHCLELLRHEEGRQLPRLNPLGLPETSLPRFAL; this comes from the coding sequence ATGAGTGTCATGCAAACGCCCGAAGGGCGGATCGATATCCGCCAGTTGTCCATTGTCCTTGGCACGGGAGCCCAGGCGTTCGAAGCCGTCCAGGGTCTCGATTGCCAGCTCGAAGCGGGCCAGTTCGTCTGTGTCCTGGGACCGTCCGGCTGCGGAAAATCCACCTTGCTCGGCGCCTTGGCCGGGCATCTGCAACCGCGTGCCGGTACCCTGAATGTCGACGGTGTGCCGGTGTCCGGTCCGTCGCCCCAGCGGGGCATGGTGTTCCAGCAACACACGTTGTTTCCCTGGCGCAGTGTGCGCGACAACGTCGCTTTCGGCCTGAAGATGCGCGGTCTCGGCAAGGCCGAGCGATACCGCGCCGCCGATGAAATCCTGGCGCTGGTGGGGCTGGAAGGCTTTGCCGGGCATTGGCCGGATCAGCTCTCCGGGGGGATGCAGCAACGGGTGGAAATCGCCCGGGTGCTGGTCAATCGCCCGCGGCTGCTGCTGATGGACGAACCCTTCGGCGCGTTGGATGCCCTGACCCGGTTGCGCATGCAGGAACTGCTCTTGGATATCTGGACGCGCATCCGCACCACCGTGGTGTTCGTCACCCATGACATCGATGAGGCGTTGTTCCTGGCCGACCGCTTGCTGGTGATGAGTCCGCGCCCCGGCCGGATCATCGAGGACCTGCGGCTGGATTTTGCCCGGCCTCGCACGACGGAGCTGGTGACCCATCCCGAGTTCACCCGTTTGAAACGCCACTGCCTCGAGTTGCTGCGCCATGAAGAGGGCCGGCAATTGCCGCGTCTCAATCCCCTCGGGCTTCCTGAAACCTCCTTGCCGCGATTTGCCTTATGA
- a CDS encoding HEAT repeat domain-containing protein has protein sequence MTSLFESTDNDDILLLQPRLIDDDPGVRRIALIELADLEEPEGLSWLVDRLGRDSSAEVRAEAARLLEAWEDAAVVEALCRALTDPSPTVQSAAAQSLSLLKSEAAGRVILPWVAHGDVSVRVAAFRALRELRLVDAAPVAIAALADSDAGVRREAVGVLGWLKRLDALPALARLASDDPDSEVRRAATGALGLASDPQVLPALCRALRDPFWSVREEAATTLGKVGHGEAGPALIDALADDYWQVRLRATRSLGRLRYAPALQSLIDTLGHPISNLRKEAALALGELHDPGAIAALQAAQDDGDPEVRKAVRIALEQLR, from the coding sequence ATGACCTCTTTATTCGAAAGCACCGACAACGACGATATTCTCCTCCTGCAACCGCGGCTGATTGACGACGATCCCGGTGTGCGCCGTATTGCCTTGATTGAACTGGCTGATCTTGAGGAGCCCGAAGGCCTGTCGTGGCTGGTGGATCGCCTGGGTCGGGATTCCAGTGCCGAGGTGCGGGCCGAAGCTGCGCGCCTGCTTGAGGCCTGGGAAGATGCGGCGGTGGTCGAGGCCTTGTGCCGGGCCCTGACCGATCCGTCTCCAACCGTACAGAGCGCTGCCGCACAGAGCCTGAGCCTGCTCAAGAGCGAGGCGGCGGGGAGGGTGATCCTGCCCTGGGTCGCCCATGGGGATGTCAGCGTGCGGGTCGCCGCGTTCAGGGCCTTGCGCGAGTTGCGCCTGGTGGACGCAGCACCGGTTGCGATCGCGGCCCTGGCCGATAGCGATGCCGGCGTGCGCCGCGAGGCCGTCGGGGTGCTCGGTTGGCTCAAGCGCCTCGACGCCTTGCCGGCCCTGGCAAGGCTTGCCAGTGACGATCCGGACAGCGAAGTGCGCCGGGCGGCCACCGGCGCCCTTGGCCTGGCTTCGGACCCACAGGTCTTGCCGGCGCTGTGCCGGGCGTTGCGCGACCCGTTCTGGTCGGTGCGCGAAGAGGCGGCCACCACTTTGGGCAAGGTCGGCCACGGCGAGGCCGGCCCGGCCCTGATCGATGCGCTGGCTGACGATTATTGGCAAGTGCGCCTGCGGGCCACCCGCAGCCTTGGCCGCTTGCGCTACGCCCCAGCGTTGCAGTCCTTGATCGATACCCTGGGGCATCCCATCAGCAACCTGCGCAAGGAGGCGGCCCTGGCGTTGGGGGAGTTGCATGATCCAGG